From a single Salvelinus namaycush isolate Seneca chromosome 14, SaNama_1.0, whole genome shotgun sequence genomic region:
- the ppdpfa gene encoding pancreatic progenitor cell differentiation and proliferation factor A, whose translation MAAIPSTGSLIATHDYYRRRIGSTSSNSSCGSSEYAGEVIPHPPGLQRQDSGHWWSSFFFANKQNQPGSMVGSEQKSGTYTVNNGRVTCIAREMVLKRQLSESSDSGKMEHGSPPPS comes from the exons ATGGCAGCAATTCCATCTACCGGCTCTCTCATCGCCACCCATGATTACTACAGAAGGCGCATAGGATCCACCTCTAGCAACAGCTCTTGTGGCAGTTCTGAGTACGCTGGCGAAGTCATTCCACACCCCCCAG GTCTGCAGAGACAGGACTCTGGTCACTGGTGGTCTTCTTTCTTCTTTGCAAACAAACAGAACCAGCCTGGCAGCATGGTTGGATCTGAACAGAA GAGTGGAACATACACGGTGAACAACGGTCGGGTGACTTGTATTGCCAGGGAGATGGTGTTGAAGAGGCAGCTCAGTGAAAGCAGCGACTCTGGGAAGATGGAACATGGGAGCCCACCACCCTCCTAA
- the LOC120058645 gene encoding tumor protein D54-like, whose protein sequence is MNWEKKHLRDLVSTSRDWTPFSKSNVSLNTENTYRVKLEFFIRLLIMNRQGCSGGNVSPRNISIGISRNGLTNGLSEEDEDDLKMELAKTEDEMQTLRQVLLAKEKYAVDIKRQLGMGPFSEIKQNMSKGWHEVQTSNIYLTASATLEDISQSNAYKMTHDTISHAGQISTAAMSTMGVAITKRLGEMRALPLPSPPRPSLGHSISVPAMSMRHSNTFKSFEDMVGSVKNKVSGSRGNDGNVSGFGRSPSQNSGSF, encoded by the exons ATGAATTGGGAAA AGAAGCATTTGAGAGATCTAGTATCGACGAGTAGGGATTGGACTCCATTTAGCAAGAGCAACGTTAGCTTGAACACGGAAAATACGTACCGGGTGAAACTTGAGTTTTTCATACGTCTGCTGATCATGAATAGGCAAG GTTGCAGTGGGGGGAATGTTTCACCAAGGAACATTTCCATTGGAATATCAAGAAATGGTCTGACTAACGGTTTAtcagaggaggatgaggatgattTAAAGATGGAGCTAGCAAAG ACAGAGGATGAGATGCAGACATTGCGGCAGGTGCTCTTGGCCAAAGAGAAATATGCGGTGGACATCAAGAGGCAGCTGGGTATGGGCCCCTTCAGTGAGATTAAACAGAACATGTCCAAAGGCTGGCATGAAGTCCAAACCTCCAACAT ATATCTGACCGCCTCAGCTACTCTGGAGGACATCAGCCAATCTAACGC gtATAAGATGACCCATGACACTATTTCTCATGCAGGACAGATCAGCACTGCTGCCATGTCCACAATgggtgtggccatcacaaagagACTGGGAGAAATGAG AGCACTGCCTTTGCCAAGCCCACCTCG CCCCTCCTTGGGCCACTCCATCAGTGTGCCTGCTATGAGTATGAG ACATTCCAATACATTCAAGTCCTTTGAAGACATGGTGGGAAGCGTGAAG AACAAGGTGTCCGGGAGTCGAGGGAATGACGGAAATGTCTCTGGGTTTGGCAGAAGCCCATCTCAGAACAGTGGTTCCTTCTAA